TATCAAGAAGTAAGAAAATGCGTAGCTGGCCATAATTTTAATTTTGTAAAAGAACAAAGTTTCCGGCAAGATTTAATACAGTTAATTCAAAATATTAAATCCACAAAAATCTTTTTCCTGGTAGATGACATCGTATTTACTGAGCCTTTAAATATTAGGGATTTTGTAAGTATTAATACAAACCAGTATGTAGCTTCCCTAAGGTTAGGCAAACATTTAAACTTCTGTTACACGTTGCAAAAAGAACAACCATTACCTTTGTTCTTTCAAGAAAAAGAAGCGGGGATTGCAGACGATAAGATTTACTGGAACTGGGATGAAGGTACTTTGGATTGGCATTATCCCCTTTCGGTAGATGGACATTTATTTTCAACATTTGAAATCAAAAGTATGCTCCCGTTAATGAATTTTAAAGCGCCAAATTCTTTGGAAGAAGAAATGCAAACATTTGCTCCCTTGTATTTAAAAAGAAAAGGTGTTGCGTACTGGAAAGCTAAAATTTTAAATATTCCATGCAATAAAGTTCAAGAAGAAAATAATAATATTTCGGCGGAAGAAGACGTAGCGTATTTTCTTAAAAAGTGGAATGAAGGTTATCAGATTGATTTTTTAAAATTGCAACATTTTGTTAATACCAGTGTTCACCAGTACGTTGCTTTAGAATATGTAGAAAGAAAGCAGGATAAAGTAAATATTATTAATTCCAAAATAGATAGATGAATACAGTTAAAGTAACAGTTTTAATGGCTGTTTATAATGGAGAGGCTTACATTCATCAATCTGTTAGCAGTGTACTACAGCAAACTTTTAAAAATTTTGAATTACTAATAATTAACGACGGTTCAACTGATGATAGTATCAAAATTGTGGAGAGCTTTAATGATCCCCGAATACGAATTATACATAATGAAAAAAATTTAGGTTTAGTTTCTACCAGGAATAAAGGCTTACGGGAAGCCAGAGGAGAATACATAGCTATTTTAGATTGTGATGATTTAGCTTTAAAAGCCAGACTTAAAATCCAAGTAGATTTTCTGGATAGTCACCCTGATTGCGGGTTAGTTAGTTCGAATATAATTATAATTGACTCAAACAATAATCAAGTTAAAACTATAAAGTATACAGGTTCTTCAGAATATATTAAAGCACAACTTTTTTTTAATAACTATATTGCCCAATCCTCGGTAATGATCAGAAAAAAAGCTCTAAAGGGCATCATTTATCGTGATGAGTTCCCGCCTGCAGAAGATTATGATTTGTGGGTCCGGTTAGCTGAAATAGCTAAGTTTAAGATTATTCAACAAAACTTAACTTATTACAGAGTGCATGATTCTAATATTTCAATTACTAAGGCTAAAGTAGCAGATGAGGCAGTAAAAAAAATATTGTTATACCAATTACGCGAACTAGGAATTACACCAACCGAAAAAGAGTTTGACCTTCATATAAAGGTGGCTGGTTTTAAAGTAGAAAGAAGTTTAGAATT
The sequence above is a segment of the Adhaeribacter swui genome. Coding sequences within it:
- a CDS encoding glycosyltransferase family 2 protein, giving the protein MNTVKVTVLMAVYNGEAYIHQSVSSVLQQTFKNFELLIINDGSTDDSIKIVESFNDPRIRIIHNEKNLGLVSTRNKGLREARGEYIAILDCDDLALKARLKIQVDFLDSHPDCGLVSSNIIIIDSNNNQVKTIKYTGSSEYIKAQLFFNNYIAQSSVMIRKKALKGIIYRDEFPPAEDYDLWVRLAEIAKFKIIQQNLTYYRVHDSNISITKAKVADEAVKKILLYQLRELGITPTEKEFDLHIKVAGFKVERSLEFIEHSKNWLIKIYEANLRNNKFPITAFHKVILERYMVICGNSGTGLKGFFKFLNFPLFRLANIGYKDLGKILLKSLIKYQTKTM